In a single window of the Pleurodeles waltl isolate 20211129_DDA chromosome 4_2, aPleWal1.hap1.20221129, whole genome shotgun sequence genome:
- the LOC138293777 gene encoding mucin-2-like, translated as MLKETFEPLKRMMVTMALRVFLFLLLWAAEASSQEPTMPPGTSQQQTGTTEMTSVKVGLSESPSFQSTMTPDLGMTPEAATITKPTVSTEHAQPTNATVVSADLIALEMATDTTTQFAVGTIATPMELYATTSTEPSTRTEPPTVATAMSKAGSQTQSSTEELTGNTLVVVEPTTTATPPEISTTRKEKPIMATIEQSALNPSAEQTTIAAPVTTAQVTPTPPTAEMQTMDSTVGQATDIAEELVSQFEIANVTTVPIPPPMPPTSEQAPMPLTQAMPTTSKQAPTPPPPSMPPTSEHTPMPPTQALPTSTVQAAMPLTPAMPTTTVQTITPPPPPMPPTSEKAPMPPTQAMPITTEQAAMPPTPAMPTTTVQTIEPVPSPMSTIAAPTGPVTTSGTTSAAHAGSQVITTTTPRTITSTTRTTATSSESATTVEASSQEPAMPPGTSQQQTGTTEITSVKVGLSESPSFQSTMTPDLGMTPEAATITKPTVSTEHAQPTNATVVPADLIALEMATDTTTQFAVGTIATPMELYATTSTEPSTRTEPPTVATAMSKAGSQTQSSTEELTGNTLVVVEPTTTATPPEISTTRKEKPIMATIEQSALNPSAEQTTIAAPVTTAQVTPTPPTAEIQTMDSTVGQATGIAEELVSQFEIANVTTVPIPPPMPPTSEQAPMPPTQAMPTTTEQAPVPPTPAVPTTTVQTITPPPPSMPPTSEHTPMPPTQALPTSTVQAAMPLTPAMPTTTVQTITPPPPPMPPTSEQAPMPPTQAMPITTVQAAMPLTQAMPTTTVQAAMPPTPAMPTTAVQIIEPMPSPMITIAAPTGPVTTSGTTSAAHAGSQVITTTTPRTTTSTTRTTATSSESATSRFSSYDSYDWSCPFALQWYLL; from the exons ATGCTGAAGGAGACATTTGAACCCCTGAAACGGATGATGGTCACCATGGCGCTTCgagtcttcctcttcctcctcctctggg CGGCGGAAGCCTCGTCACAGGAACCCACAATGCCCCCGGGAACCTCACAGCAACAGACTGGTACCACCGAGATGACATCAGTGAAGGTGGGACTGAGCGAGTCACCCTCTTTTCAATCAACAATGACCCCTGACCTCGGCATGACCCCTGAAGCAGCCACGATAACAAAGCCTACAGTGTCCACTGAACACGCACAACCCACCAATGCAACTGTTGTCTCTGCAGATTTGATAGCATTGGAAATGGCCACTGATACAACAACGCAATTTGCAGTGGGGACCATTGCAACACCTATGGAACTGTACGCGACAACCTCAACAGAACCTTCAACCCGGACAGAACCTCCAACGGTGGCCACAGCCATGTCTAAAGCAGGAAGCCAAACACAGTCCTCAACTGAAGAACTGACTGGCAACACATTAGTGGTGGTGGAACCAACAACGACAGCCACACCACCTGAAATAAGCACAACTAGAAAAGAGAAGCCCATCATGGCTACAATTGAGCAATCAGCCTTGAATCCCTCAGCTGAGCAAACAACCATAGCTGCACCAGTGACTACTGCACAAGTAACACCCACTCCACCGACAGCGGAGATGCAAACTATGGACTCAACAGTAGGACAAGCTACGGACATAGCAGAAGAACTGGTCTCTCAGTTTGAAATAGCTAATGTGACAACTGTGCCTATTCCACCACCCATGCCCCCCACAAGTGAGCAAGCACCCATGCCTCTGACACAAGCCATGCCTACCACAAGTAAGCAAGCACCCACGCCTCCACCACCATCCATGCCCCCCACAAGTGAGCACACACCCATGCCTCCGACACAAGCCTTGCCCACCTCAACTGTGCAAGCAGCCATGCCTCTGACACCAGCCATGCCTACCACAACTGTGCAAACAATAACgcctccaccaccacccatgccccccACCAGTGAGAAAGCACCCATGCCTCCGACACAAGCCATGCCCATCACAACTGAGCAAGCAGCCATGCCTCCGACACCAGCCATGCCCACCACAACTGTGCAGACAATAGAACCTGTGCCGTCACCCATGAGCACAATAGCTGCGCCCACTGGACCAGTCACTACATCAGGAACAACTTCAGCTGCACATGCTGGCTCTCAAGTCATAACGACAACTACGCCAAGGACAATCACATCGACCACCAGAACAACCGCCACCAGCTCAGAATCAGCAACAA CGGTGGAAGCCTCGTCACAGGAACCCGCAATGCCCCCGGGAACCTCACAGCAACAGACTGGTACCACCGAGATTACCTCAGTGAAGGTGGGACTGAGCGAGTCACCCTCTTTTCAATCAACAATGACCCCTGACCTCGGCATGACCCCTGAAGCAGCCACGATAACAAAGCCTACAGTGTCCACTGAACACGCACAACCCACCAATGCAACTGTTGTCCCTGCAGATTTGATAGCATTGGAAATGGCCACTGATACAACAACGCAATTTGCAGTGGGGACCATTGCAACACCTATGGAACTGTACGCGACAACCTCAACAGAACCTTCAACCCGGACAGAACCTCCAACGGTGGCCACAGCCATGTCTAAAGCAGGAAGCCAAACACAGTCCTCAACTGAAGAACTGACTGGCAACACATTAGTGGTGGTGGAACCAACAACGACAGCCACACCACCTGAAATAAGCACAACTAGAAAAGAGAAGCCCATCATGGCTACAATTGAGCAATCAGCCTTGAATCCCTCAGCTGAGCAAACAACCATAGCTGCACCAGTGACTACTGCACAAGTAACACCCACTCCACCGACAGCGGAGATACAAACTATGGACTCAACAGTAGGACAAGCTACGGGCATTGCAGAAGAACTGGTCTCTCAGTTTGAAATAGCTAATGTGACAACTGTGCCCATTCCACCACCCATGCCCCCCACAAGTGAGCAAGCACCCATGCCTCCGACACAAGCCATGCCCACCACAACTGAGCAAGCACCCGTGCCTCCGACACCAGCCGTGCCTACCACAACTGTGCAAACAATAACGCCTCCTCCACCATCCATGCCCCCCACAAGTGAGCACACACCCATGCCTCCGACACAAGCCTTGCCCACCTCAACTGTGCAAGCAGCCATGCCTCTGACACCAGCCATGCCTACCACAACTGTGCAAACAATAACgcctccaccaccacccatgccccccACCAGTGAGCAAGCACCCATGCCTCCGACACAAGCCATGCCCATCACAACTGTGCAAGCAGCCATGCCTCTGACACAAGCCATGCCCACCACAACTGTGCAAGCAGCCATGCCTCCGACACCAGCCATGCCCACCACAGCTGTGCAAATAATAGAACCTATGCCGTCACCCATGATCACAATAGCTGCGCCCACTGGACCAGTCACTACATCAGGAACAACTTCAGCTGCACATGCTGGCTCTCAAGTCATAACGACAACTACGCCAAGGACAACCACATCGACCACCAGAACAACCGCCACCAGCTCAGAATCAGCGACAAGTAGGTTCTCCTCATATGACTCTTATGATTGGTCGTGCCCGTTTGCTTTACAATGGTATCTTCTCTGA